One segment of Cryptococcus neoformans var. grubii H99 chromosome 2, complete sequence DNA contains the following:
- a CDS encoding U3 small nucleolar RNA-associated protein 7 — translation MDALLTAAGPLPQRKGRPGKVHQRTPHPTSHKTVARGDSKGNIDPSTQSILSSTRLPHSFHHSNLATGSSSAPIRPDGTLGRIGDKKLRAKIALQDVGNKRAKVERDDVNEWINKAIGGERGGIEVEEDLGEKTWRVKQEEIVKEVAMNVRGKKFDLKMEDMGNYKVDYTRNGRHLAIASSRGHVATFDWQAGKLHSEIHLKETVRDIKFLHSEAYYAVAQKKYVFIYDQNGVELHKLKRHIDPTHMEFLPFHYLLSTVGNAGYLKYHDTSTGVMLTQIPTRLGSPHSMAQNPHSAIIHLGHANGTMTLWSPNMTTPHVKLLAHRGPVNGIAVDPSEHSAGRYVATSGMDGTVKLWDGRMWGKEVREWKARNQITSLAFSGMGMLSVGGKSGVTVYQDLYQNIHRPPSPYLTLPLPSLTASATRFCPFDDLLCVGHERGISSLIVPGSGEPNFDSAEADLFETRTRRREREVRGVLEKIRPELITMDANFLGKISEGRGGETHEEREGRSFRQLGRLERLRLTGKADEPEQEGVDDEDAGLGDGEADPNGGERSIREKKERRKMKGKGGSTKRYLRKKAKKNIVDNSLLQMKAKVAAQRVSEEKKRKVERGEIVQETGALARFA, via the exons ATGGACGCCCTCTTAACAGCCGCGggtcctcttcctcagaggaagggaagacCAGGCAAGGTCCACCAACGCACTCCTCATCCAACCTCCCACAAGACCGTCGCTCGTGGAGACAGCAAGGGCAATATTGATCCCTCGACGCAGTCCATCTTGAGCAGCACGCGGTTACCACACTCTTTCCACCACTCCAACCTCGCTACGggatcatcatctgcaCCTATACGACCTGATGGAACTCTAGGAAGAATAGGGGACAAGAAATTGCGGGCGAAAATCGCCTTGCAAGATGTGGGCAACAAGCGGGCAAAAGTTGAAAGGGATGATGTGAACGAATGGATAAACAAGGCCATCGGAGGTGAGAGAGGTGGGATtgaggtggaagaagatttaGGGGAGAAGACTTGGAGAGTCAAACAGGAGGAAATTGTGAAAGAAGTGGCAATGAACGTCAGGGGGAAAAAGTTTGatttgaagatggaggatatGGGGAACTACAAAGTGGACTACACTCGGAACGGCAGACACCTTGCTATCGCTTCGTCTCGCGGTCATGTTGCCACTTTCGACTGGCAAGCCGGTAAACTGCATTCCGAAATTCACCTGAAGGAGACTGTTCGGGATATTAAGTTTCTCCATTCCGAGGCATACTATGCCGTCGCTCAGAAGAAATATGTCTTTATCTACGACCAAAATGGCGTGGAATTACA TAAATTGAAACGACATATCGACCCTACTCATATGGAATTTTTGCCATTCCATTACCTTTTGTCTACCGTC GGTAACGCCGGTTATCTCAAGTACCACGATACATCCACCGGTGTCATGTTAACTCAGATCCCCACCCGTCTTGGTTCCCCTCATAGTATGGCGCAGAACCCTCATTCTGCTATCATCCATCTGGGCCACGCCAACGGTACCATGACATTATGGTCTCCCAACATGACCACTCCTCATGTTAAACTTTTGGCTCATCGCGGGCCTGTCAACGGTATTGCTGTTGATCCAAGTGAACACAGTGCTGGGCGGTACGTTGCGACGAGCGGAATGGACGGTACTGTTAAGCTTTGGGATGGGCGTATGTGGGGTAAGGAAGTGCGAGAATGGAAAGCGAGGAACCAGATCACATCGCTTGCCTTTTCCGGTATGGGTATGCTCAGTGTTGGTGGAAAGAGTGGTGTGACCGTTTACCAAGACCTCTATCAAAACATTCATCGCCCGCCATCTCCCTACCtgactcttcctcttcctaGCTTAACAGCTTCCGCCACCCGTTTTTGCCCCTTTGACGATCTCCTCTGTGTCGGACATGAAAGAGGAATATCTTCCCTCATCGTACCTGGTTCCGGTGAGCCCAACTTTGACAGTGCAGAAGCCGACTTGTTCGAGACTCGtacaagaaggagggaacGAGAAGTCCGTGGTGTCCTCGAAAAGATCCGACCGGAGCTTATCACAATGGATGCCAACTTTTTGGGAAAGATTAGTGAAGGACGGGGTGGGGAGACTCatgaggagagggaaggaaggagctTTAGGCAGTTGGGGAGGTTGGAAAGATTGCGCCTTACCGGTAAGGCAGATGAACCCGAGCAGGAGGGtgttgacgatgaggatgctGGGCTGGGGGATGGTGAGGCGGACCCTAACGGTGGAGAGAGGTcaataagagaaaagaaggaaaggaggaagatgaaaggcAAGGGCGGTAGTACCAAGAGATacttgaggaagaaggcgaagaaaaaCATTGTAGACAACTCCTTG TTGCAAATGAAGGCCAAGGTAGCGGCGCAACGAGTAtcagaggagaagaagagaaaggtcGAAAGGGGCGAGATCGTCCAAGAGACTGGGGCATTGGCGAGATTCGCTTAG
- a CDS encoding histone H2A has product MSSGGKGKASSETKSSSRSSKAGLQFPVGRIHRLLKKGNYAQRIGSGAPVYLAAVLEYLAAEILELAGNAARDNKKSRIVPRHLQLAVRNDEELNKLLGSVVISQGGVLPHIMAELLPVKTKGKAKASQEV; this is encoded by the exons ATGTCTTCCGGTGGCAAAGGCAAGGCTTCTTCCGAGACCAAGTCCTCTTCCCGATCTTCCAAGGCCGGTCTTCAGT TCCCCGTCGGTCGTATCCACCGtcttttgaagaagggcaacTATGCCCAGCGAATCGGTTCCGGTGCTCCCGTCTACCTCGCTGCCGTCCTTGAGT ACCTTGCCGCTGAAATCCTCGAGTTGGCCGGTAACGCTGCCCGAGACAACAAGAAGTCTCGTATCGTGCCTCGACACCTTCAGCTCGCCGTCCGAAACGACGAAGAGCTCAACAAGCTCCTCGGGTCTGTTGTCATCTCTCAAGGTGGTGTTCTTCCCCACATTATGGCCGAGCTCCTTCCTGTCAAG ACCAAGGGCAAGGCCAAGGCTTCTCAGGAGGTGTAA
- a CDS encoding histone H2B, whose product MAPKSVASKAPASQASKAPAAASKAPAKAAKTSAAPKDGAKKRSKKRVESYSSYIYKVLKQVHPDTGISNKAMAILNSFVSDIFERIATEASKLASYNHRSTISSREIQTSVRLILPGELSKHAISEGTKAVTKYSSSK is encoded by the exons ATGGCTCCCAAGTCTGTCGCTTCCAAGGCTCCTGCTTCCCAGGCCTCCAAAGCCCCCGCTGCTGCGTCCAAGGCTCCCGCCAAG GCTGCCAAGACTTCCGCTGCTCCCAAAGACGGTGCCAAGAAGAGGTCCAAGAAGAGGGTCGAGTCTTACTCTTCTTACATCTACAAGGTCCTCAAGCAGGTCCACCCCGACACTGGTATTTC TAACAAGGCCATGGCTATCCTCAACTCTTTTGTCTCTGACATCTTCGAGCGAATTGCCACTGAGGCTTCCAAGCTTGCTTCTTACAACCACCGATCTaccatctcttctcgagAGATCCAGACCTCTGTCCGACTCATCCTTCC TGGTGAACTTTCCAAGCACGCTATTTCTGAGGGTACCAAGGCTGTCACCAAgtactcttcttccaagtAA